The Vibrio kanaloae genome has a window encoding:
- the rimM gene encoding ribosome maturation factor RimM (Essential for efficient processing of 16S rRNA), whose translation MSMKDKETMSEQNNRIVMGKLGSTYGIRGWLKVFSYTDNAESIFDYTPWYLNQKGKWVEYKVESWKRHGQGYVCKLAGLDVREDAQLMTNFEIAIDPASLPELSEDEFYWRELFGMQVFTTKGYDLGKVTDLLETGSNDVLVIKANLKDAFGQKERLVPYLEEQVVKKVDREARRIEVDWDPGF comes from the coding sequence ATGTCGATGAAGGATAAAGAAACTATGAGCGAGCAAAACAATAGAATTGTCATGGGTAAACTTGGGTCTACCTATGGTATTCGTGGCTGGCTTAAAGTGTTCTCCTACACAGACAATGCTGAAAGCATATTTGATTACACCCCTTGGTATTTAAACCAAAAGGGTAAGTGGGTTGAGTACAAAGTTGAGAGCTGGAAACGTCATGGCCAAGGTTATGTATGTAAGCTAGCGGGATTAGATGTTCGTGAAGACGCGCAACTGATGACTAACTTTGAAATTGCTATTGACCCTGCTTCGTTACCTGAATTGTCAGAAGATGAATTCTACTGGCGTGAATTGTTTGGTATGCAAGTTTTTACTACTAAAGGTTACGACCTTGGTAAGGTCACAGACCTATTAGAGACTGGCTCGAACGATGTTCTCGTAATCAAAGCAAATCTTAAAGATGCTTTTGGTCAAAAGGAACGGTTAGTACCGTACCTTGAAGAGCAAGTGGTCAAGAAAGTTGATCGCGAAGCTCGACGGATCGAAGTTGACTGGGATCCTGGATTCTAA
- a CDS encoding HlyC/CorC family transporter: MDDISTGILFALLACLIVISGYFSGSETGMMSLNRYRLKHLANTGHKGAKRVEKLLSRPDRLIGLILIGNNLVNILASAIATILGMRIYGDIGVAIATGTLTLVILVFSEVTPKTIASLFPERVSYASSILLMILMKVMSPLVILVNFITNGFIRILGVTTSHDATDHLSSEELRTVVNEAGGLIPQRHQDMLVSILDLEHVTVNDLMVPRNEITGIDINDDWKSIVRQLTHSPHGRVVLYRDQIDEVVGMLRLREAYRLMLEKNEFNKETLLRAADEIYFIPESTPLNIQLLKFQRNKQRIGLIVDEYGDINGLVTLEDILEEIVGEFTTSMTPSLSEEITPQSDGSFLIEGSANIRDINKGLQWALPTNGPRTLNGLILEHLEDIPESHLSVQVASHPMEILELKENRIKLVRVFPQVVNG; this comes from the coding sequence TTGGACGACATATCAACGGGTATCTTATTTGCGCTACTCGCGTGTCTCATTGTAATTTCTGGTTACTTCTCTGGTTCAGAAACGGGCATGATGTCCCTGAACCGCTACCGTTTAAAGCACTTGGCCAATACGGGTCATAAAGGTGCCAAACGCGTAGAAAAACTTCTGAGCCGTCCAGATAGATTGATTGGCCTCATTCTCATCGGCAACAATCTCGTCAACATTCTAGCATCAGCGATTGCTACTATCCTTGGTATGCGTATCTACGGAGATATCGGTGTGGCTATCGCGACTGGTACTCTAACTCTGGTGATCCTTGTATTTTCCGAGGTAACACCAAAAACCATTGCCTCTCTATTTCCTGAACGCGTCTCCTACGCCAGCAGCATTTTATTGATGATACTAATGAAGGTAATGTCACCACTGGTGATCTTGGTTAACTTCATTACTAATGGCTTTATTCGTATATTAGGGGTCACAACCAGTCACGATGCGACCGATCACTTAAGCTCAGAAGAGCTCAGAACTGTGGTAAATGAGGCAGGAGGCCTGATACCTCAACGTCACCAAGATATGTTGGTCTCTATCTTAGATTTAGAGCACGTCACCGTGAATGACCTTATGGTGCCTCGAAATGAAATCACCGGCATCGACATCAATGACGATTGGAAGTCTATCGTCCGCCAACTCACTCACTCTCCTCATGGTCGTGTGGTTCTATACCGTGATCAGATAGATGAAGTGGTTGGTATGCTGAGGCTACGAGAAGCTTACCGTTTGATGCTTGAAAAAAACGAGTTCAATAAAGAAACACTTTTGCGCGCGGCAGACGAAATCTACTTTATTCCAGAATCCACGCCACTCAACATTCAACTGCTTAAATTCCAGCGCAATAAACAACGTATTGGTTTAATTGTCGATGAGTATGGCGATATCAACGGCTTGGTTACGCTAGAAGATATTCTTGAAGAGATCGTGGGTGAGTTTACGACTTCAATGACACCAAGCCTATCTGAAGAGATCACGCCACAAAGTGATGGCAGTTTTTTAATTGAAGGCAGTGCCAATATCCGAGACATTAATAAAGGCCTGCAATGGGCACTACCAACCAATGGCCCTAGAACACTTAATGGGTTGATATTGGAACATCTTGAGGACATCCCTGAGAGTCATCTTAGCGTTCAGGTTGCCAGTCACCCCATGGAAATACTTGAACTAAAAGAAAACCGTATCAAACTAGTACGCGTATTCCCGCAAGTCGTTAACGGGTAA
- the ffh gene encoding signal recognition particle protein yields the protein MFDNLTDRLSKTLKNISGKGRLTEDNIKETLREVRMALLEADVALPVVRDFVKRVKEGAVGVEVSKSLTPGQEFIKIVQAELEAVMGESNEALNLAAQPPAVILMAGLQGAGKTTSVGKLSKLLTERDKKKVLVVSADVYRPAAIKQLETLASDVGVDFFPSSSDQKPLDIANAAIDHAKKKFYDVLLVDTAGRLAIDEEMMGEIKELHTAINPVETLFVVDAMTGQDAANTAKAFGDALPLTGVVLTKVDGDARGGAALSVRHITGKPIKFLGVGEKTDALEPFHPDRVASRILGMGDVLSLIEDLQKNVDTEKAEKLAKKFKEKKGFDLEDFREQLGQMHNMGGMMGMMDKLPGMSQLPDNVKDKVDDKMFKQMEAIINSMTMKERQRPDLIKGSRKKRIAAGSGTQVQDVNRMLKQFTQMQKMMKKMQKGGMKGMMRNMQGMMGGGGGMGGGFNPFGR from the coding sequence ATGTTTGATAATTTAACGGATCGTCTATCCAAAACGCTGAAAAATATCAGCGGTAAAGGTCGCCTGACCGAAGACAATATTAAAGAGACGCTGCGTGAAGTTCGTATGGCACTACTTGAAGCCGACGTTGCGCTGCCTGTTGTCCGCGATTTTGTTAAGCGCGTAAAAGAAGGTGCGGTAGGTGTTGAGGTTTCTAAATCTCTCACACCTGGGCAAGAATTCATTAAGATCGTTCAAGCTGAACTTGAAGCGGTAATGGGTGAGTCTAACGAGGCTCTGAACCTAGCAGCGCAACCGCCAGCCGTTATCTTAATGGCAGGTCTACAAGGTGCAGGTAAAACCACATCGGTAGGTAAGCTATCTAAGCTTCTAACCGAGCGCGACAAGAAAAAAGTCTTGGTCGTGTCTGCCGACGTTTACCGTCCAGCGGCGATCAAACAGCTTGAAACGTTAGCAAGCGATGTTGGTGTAGACTTCTTCCCGTCTTCATCTGATCAAAAACCTCTTGATATAGCCAACGCTGCAATCGATCACGCTAAGAAGAAGTTCTACGACGTGCTATTAGTCGATACCGCTGGTCGTTTGGCTATCGATGAAGAGATGATGGGCGAGATCAAAGAGCTTCATACTGCAATTAATCCAGTAGAGACGCTGTTCGTTGTTGATGCGATGACAGGTCAAGATGCTGCGAACACTGCAAAAGCTTTTGGTGATGCGCTGCCACTAACCGGTGTTGTCTTAACGAAAGTGGATGGTGATGCGCGTGGTGGTGCTGCACTGTCTGTACGTCATATCACTGGTAAACCGATTAAATTCTTAGGGGTTGGTGAAAAGACTGATGCACTAGAACCATTCCACCCAGATCGTGTAGCTTCTCGTATTCTTGGTATGGGTGACGTACTGTCTCTTATTGAAGATCTACAGAAAAACGTTGATACCGAGAAAGCAGAGAAACTGGCTAAGAAGTTCAAAGAGAAGAAAGGCTTTGACCTTGAAGACTTCCGTGAGCAGCTTGGTCAGATGCACAATATGGGTGGTATGATGGGCATGATGGATAAGCTTCCAGGCATGTCCCAACTACCGGACAACGTTAAAGATAAAGTTGATGACAAGATGTTCAAGCAGATGGAAGCGATCATCAACTCTATGACAATGAAAGAGCGTCAACGTCCTGACCTAATCAAAGGCTCACGCAAAAAGCGTATTGCTGCTGGTTCAGGTACACAGGTACAAGATGTAAACCGTATGCTTAAGCAATTCACCCAAATGCAGAAGATGATGAAGAAGATGCAGAAAGGTGGCATGAAAGGCATGATGCGCAACATGCAAGGTATGATGGGCGGCGGTGGTGGTATGGGCGGTGGCTTTAACCCATTCGGCCGATAA
- the rpsP gene encoding 30S ribosomal protein S16: MVTIRLARHGAKKRPFYQIVVADSRNSVTGRFIEKVGFFNPTAQGQEEGLRLDLDRVNHWVGQGASLSDRVAKLVKDAQKAA, encoded by the coding sequence ATGGTAACCATTCGTTTGGCACGTCACGGTGCAAAGAAGCGCCCATTTTATCAAATCGTAGTTGCGGATAGCCGTAACTCTGTAACTGGCCGTTTCATCGAGAAAGTAGGTTTCTTTAACCCTACTGCTCAAGGTCAAGAAGAAGGTCTACGTCTAGACCTAGATCGTGTTAACCACTGGGTTGGTCAAGGCGCATCTCTATCTGATCGTGTAGCTAAGCTAGTTAAAGACGCTCAAAAAGCGGCTTAA
- a CDS encoding cytochrome C assembly family protein, whose product MDSLIAIAAAFLYTMAISTIIPGLVHQTGIRVKTVFISALLALAFHAWLLGDLIFNASGQNLSILNVASLISLIISLVMSGAMLKTRLWFILPVVYSFAALNLMAATFLPSTFIKHLEHDPKLLVHISLALFSYATLTIGALYALQLAWLDHKLKKKKALVINPNLPPLMMVERQLFKIILIGNGLLTGTLLTGLIFVQDMFAQGKAHKAVLSFIAWVIYSILLWGHYQKGWRGQKVTWFALAGAGMLTLAYFGSRFVQEIILS is encoded by the coding sequence ATGGACAGTCTTATTGCGATCGCAGCAGCCTTTCTTTATACAATGGCGATTTCCACGATCATTCCAGGTCTCGTGCACCAAACAGGAATCCGTGTAAAAACGGTGTTTATCAGCGCCTTACTTGCGTTAGCTTTCCATGCTTGGTTGCTTGGCGATTTAATCTTTAATGCCAGTGGTCAAAACCTCAGTATCTTGAACGTTGCTTCATTAATTAGTTTAATCATCTCACTGGTGATGAGTGGTGCTATGCTCAAAACCCGACTGTGGTTTATCTTGCCAGTCGTTTATAGCTTCGCTGCGCTTAATTTGATGGCCGCAACTTTCCTTCCAAGCACATTCATCAAACATTTAGAGCATGATCCAAAACTGCTCGTACACATCTCTTTGGCTCTATTCTCATACGCAACGTTAACTATCGGTGCGCTATACGCCCTGCAACTTGCGTGGCTAGATCACAAACTTAAAAAGAAAAAAGCCTTAGTGATAAACCCTAACCTACCTCCATTAATGATGGTGGAACGACAGCTTTTCAAGATCATTCTTATCGGGAATGGCTTATTAACAGGTACATTGTTGACTGGGCTTATCTTCGTACAAGATATGTTTGCTCAAGGAAAGGCACACAAAGCCGTATTGTCGTTTATTGCTTGGGTTATCTACTCCATCCTTCTATGGGGCCACTATCAAAAAGGCTGGCGCGGACAAAAAGTCACATGGTTCGCATTAGCTGGCGCAGGCATGCTCACTTTAGCCTACTTTGGTAGTCGCTTCGTTCAAGAAATCATCCTAAGTTAA